Proteins from a single region of Primulina tabacum isolate GXHZ01 chromosome 5, ASM2559414v2, whole genome shotgun sequence:
- the LOC142546745 gene encoding 28 kDa ribonucleoprotein, chloroplastic-like, producing the protein MDRTVEFANRIYWTRPSPTPRVISHFPGDYRGSRFLICKFALSVSEAMTSANAPHLKLLECCGATTVRRIHLTISTPPLSLRQIHSSTTWASLKSRILPSKFVPLVAQTSDWAQQEEEEEESVESDGGGLEEDSYSEPSEEAKLFVGNLPYDVDSEKLAKLFDRAGVVEISEVIYNRQTDQSRGFGFVTMSTVEEAEKAVEMFNGYDINGRVLTVNKAAPRGSQPERSPRLVERASFRMYVGNLPWQVDNAKLEEVFSEHGKVVDARVVYDRETGRSRGFGFVTMSTETELNDAIAALDGQSLGGRAIRVNIAEERPRRSF; encoded by the exons ATGGACCGGACTGTGGAATTTGCTAACCGAATCTATTGGACCCGGCCCAGTCCGACCCCGAGGGTGATCTCCCATTTTCCTGGCGATTATCGCGGTTCAAGATTTCTTATCTGCAAGTTTGCCCTGTCTGTCTCAGAGGCGATGACGTCTGCAAATGCCCCTCATCTGAAATTGCTCGAATGCTGCGGTGCCACCACCGTGCGCAGAATTCATCTCACCATATCCACCCCACCCCTGTCTCTCAGGCAAATCCACAGTTCTACGACATGGGCTTCACTCAAATCCAGGATTTTACCTTCAAAGTTTGTCCCATTAGTTGCGCAGACTTCAGACTGGGCTCAACAAgaagaggaggaggaggagagcGTGGAAAGTGATGGCGGAGGTTTGGAGGAGGATTCTTACTCTGAGCCCTCTGAGGAGGCTAAGCTCTTCGTCGGGAATCTGCCCTATGATGTTGACAGTGAAAAATTAGCTAAGTTGTTTGATCGAGCTGGTGTTGTGGAGATTTCTGAG GTTATTTATAATAGGCAGACAGATCAAAGTCGAGGATTTGGATTTGTGACTATGAGTACTGTGGAAGAAGCTGAAAAGGCTGTCGAGATGTTCAATGGTTAT GATATAAATGGAAGAGTTCTAACCGTAAATAAGGCTGCCCCTAGAGGTTCACAGCCCGAAAGGAGTCCTAGACTCGTTGAGCGTGCTTCGTTCAGAATGTATGTTGGTAACTTGCCATGGCAAGTGGATAATGCTAAGTTGGAGGAGGTGTTTAGTGAACACGGAAAAGTGGTTGATGCTCGTGTAGTGTATGATCGAGAGACTGGTCGATCACGTGGATTTGGTTTCGTAACGATGTCAACTGAGACAGAACTCAATGACGCTATAGCTGCTCTAGATGGACAG AGTTTGGGAGGCAGGGCAATTAGAGTGAATATTGCTGAGGAAAGGCCCAGACGCTCCTTCTGA